The Bacillus sp. B-jedd sequence TGATTCGCCTGTGCTGATGGCGGCCAAGGCAACATTAAGGAATCAAAAGCCTGTTGTCCTTGGCATTTCGACCAATGATGCTTTAGGGCTTAATGGGGTCAACCTAATGAGGCTGCTCGCTTCAAAAAACATCTTTTTCATTCCGTTCGGCCAGGACGATCCGAAAAACAAGCCTAACTCCATGGTGGCGAGAATGACCCTATTAAAAGAAACGGTGGAGGCCGCGATGCAGGGGGAACAATTGCAGCCTGTACTCGTAGAAAGATATTTAGATTGAAGAAACTACCGCCACCTTAAAGGATTATTGATTATATAATTATAAAGGGATTATGATAGAATGGAGAAAAGTTTGTCGGCGGGCCTCGCCCGCTGATATACTTTTAAAAGGAACCAAAATGGTTCCCAGTCAAAGATAATTTTTAAAGGAAGCTTTTTAACGGGAAGGGGCATTTGAAAATGAACGAAAATGGATTAACGATCGCTGTGGTCGGAGCGACAGGTGCTGTTGGCCAGCAAATAATTGAAACTCTAACAAAACGGGACTTTCCGTATAAAAAGCTTGTTTTGCTATCTTCGGCACGCTCCGCGGGAAAAAAAGTCAATGTCGGCGGCAAAGAGTTCGTTATAGAAGAGGCTAAACCAGAAAGCTTTGAGGGAATCGATATCGCGTTGTTCAGCGCCGGGGGAAGCGTGTCACTGGCACTCGCTCCTGAAGCAGCGAAACGCGGTGCGGTCGTTATTGATAATACTAGTGCTTTCCGTATGGATCCGGAAGTTCCCCTTGTAGTTCCTGAGGTAAATGAAGAGGATGTCCATACCCATAAAGGAATCATCGCAAATCCGAATTGTTCTACGATTCAGATGGTGGTTGCCCTGGAGCCAATCCGGAAAAAGTACGGCCTGAAGAAAATTATCGTTTCCACTTATCAGGCAGTTTCCGGAGCGGGAGCGGCGGCCATTGAAGAATTGAAGCTGGAAACAAGCGCGCTTATTGAAGGGAAAACCTATGAACCTAAGGTGCTTCCAGTCAAAACAGGTGATAAGCATTACCAAATTGCTTTCAACGCCATTCCACAAATCGATAAGTTTGAAGAGAATGGATTTACGTTTGAAGAGTTGAAGATGATAAATGAAACAAAGAAAATCATGCATGATACAAGCCTTCAGGTAGCCGCTACCTGTGTCAGGCTTCCAATTGAGACGGGCCATTCCGAATCAGTTTATTTTGAAATAGAAGCGGAAGAAGTCTCAGCCGAAAATATAAAAGAACTATTGAAAGATTCTCCGGGTGTCGTGCTCCAGGATGATCCGGCTAACCAGGTCTATCCGATGCCTGCCGATTGTGTTGGCAAAAACGACGTGTTTGTCGGAAGGATCAGGAAGGACCTCGATAACAGCAAGGGTTTCCATATGTGGGTCGTTTCTGACAACCTGCTGAAAGGCGCAGCCTGGAACACTGTCCAAATCGCTGAAAGCCTCGTAAAATTAGGCGTTGTTAAAGCGAAATAACAGAAACAAATTTTGAGGTGCTTGAATGAAAGTAATCGTCCAGAAGTTTGGCGGTACATCCGTCAGGAACGAAGAGAGCCGGCTAAATGCCAAAAAACATATCGAAAAAGCCTTGTCAGAAGGATACAAGGTCATTGTTGTAGTATCGGCGATGGGCCGAAAAGGCGATCCTTATGCAACGGATACATTATTATCATTGATTGAAAAAAGCTTCGGAAAAATCAGCAGGCGCGAGATCGATATGCTCTTATCATGTGGGGAAGTCATTTCCAGCATGGTATTCACTTCCCTTCTAATTGAATCGGGAATCAAGGCGGTTGCCTTGAACGGCGCCCAGGCAGGATTCAGGACAAATGATGACCATACGAATGCGAAAATAGTAGAAATGAAATGCGAGCGGCTCCTTGAGGAACTTGAAGAAGCGGATGTTGCCGTTGTCGCTGGTTTCCAGGGGATGGCTGAAAATGGTGATGTGACGACGATTGGCAGGGGCGGCAGCGATACGTCAGCCGCCGCAATTGGCGCTGCCTTGAATGCAGAATGGATTGATATCTTCACGGATGTGGAAGGCATCATGACCGCTGACCCCCGCATTGCCGAAAATGCCAGGCCGCTGTCCATTGTTACCTATACTGAGGTTTGCAATTTGGCCTATCAGGGCGCAAAGGTAATCCATCCACGCGCGGTGGAAATTGCCATGCAGGCGAAAGTGCCAATGAGGATTCGCTCGACGTATTCGGATGGCACCGGAACGCTTGTCACAAGCCAATCGAAGTCAAGCGCGGGCAGTGACATTAGTGAGCGGCCAGTAACCGGGATTGCCCATGTGCCGCATGTCACGCAAATAAAGGTTTTTGCGAAGAAGGACCAATATAATTTGCAGTCGGAAGTATTCAAAGCGATGGCGAATGAGAAAATATCCGTCGACTTTATCAACATCTCTCCAAATGGGGTAGTTTATACTGTTTCGGAGGATTCAGCGGACCGGGCGATTTCCGTATTGAAAAGCCTAGGCCACGAACCTTCTGTCGAGAGGGAATGCGCCAAGGTATCTGTCGTAGGTGCGGGAATGGCGGGGGTTCCAGGCGTCACCGCAAGAATAGTCACCGCGCTAGCGGGCCAGGGAATACGGATTCTCCAATCCGCGGACAGCCATACAACCATTTGGGTGCTAGTGAAGCAGGCTGATCTTGTCAAAGCGGTCAATGCGCTGCATGACGCATTCCAGCTGGAAAACGAAGCAGCTGAATTCGGGAAAACGGATTACTAATAAAATGCCAAAAAATAAAGCCGGCAGGCAACTTGCCTGCCAAATCAATGATAAGGATGGGTGATAAAAAAATGATTCATTTTGGAAGAGTTTCCACAGCCATGGTCACGCCTTTTGACAAAAAAGGACATATTGATTTTCCGAAAACAACCCAGCTGATCAACCACTTAATTGAGAACGGGACCGATTCGCTCGTCATCGCGGGAACGACCGGTGAATCGCCAACCATGTCCAAGGAAGAAAAGCTTGCCCTATTTTCGCATGCAGTAAAAACAGTTGCCGGCAGGGTTCCAGTTATCGCTGGTACGGGCAGCAACAACACATACGAATCGATTGAAATGACAAAAAAGGCAGAGCAACTTGGCGTGGATGCGGTCATGGTAGTGGCCCCGTACTACAATAAGCCTAGCCAGGAAGGGCTTTACCAGCATTTTAAAGCGGTGGCCGAATCAACTTCACTGCCTGTAATGGTATATAATATTCCTGGCAGGGCTTCCGTTAACATTTCTCCAGAGACGGTCATCCGCCTTTCAGAAATTCCGAATATTGTCGCTGTAAAGGAAGCGAGCGGCGATTTAAATGCCATGACGAAAATTATTGCCAATACGCCAGATGATTTTATTTTATACAGCGGGGATGATGGAATCACACTCCCGGTTCTTTCCATTGGAGGATATGGCATCGTGTCTGTTGCCTCCCATATCATCGGAAATGAAATGCAGGAAATGGTCCAGGCTTTCTTAATGAAGGATACCGAACGCGCGGCAAAACTTCATCAGGAACTCCTGCCAGTTATGCTTGGCCTTTTTGCGGCTCCAAGCCCCGCGCCTGTAAAGACAGCCTTGCAGCTGAAAGGCCTTGATGTCGGCTCGGTCAGGCTTCCGCTTGTACCATTGAGCGCCGAAGAACGCGCCACCCTATCAGCCGCCCTCGGCATCCACCAGCCTTCTTAATTCGTAGAATCTGATGGTTCAACACGTATAAGAATAAAATACATCACCGGCAGGCATGATGAGTGCCTGCCGTTTTTTTGTTTGTGGCTCAGTTAAAGGTGACTGTTGATTTACAATGAAGTTGATTGGAACGGAGGGGACTCCAGCGGGATGTAGCGGCACGTGGAGACCCCTTGAAAAGCGAAAGCGCCTTCGTGACAGGCAAAAACCGCCTGTCCCTGCGATGACTATTCGCAGAAGCTTACCTTTGTGGTCAGCCCCGATATAGGAAGACTTGGTTTTGCGAAGCAAAATCCTAGTCGCCCTTAATGCGAGCGAAGCGTAGCCAAGCGCTGGAGGGCCAGAAGGGGAAGTCGTTCTTTGACTTCACATTCGGGACCGAAGCGACCTCGAGGGGCTAGGCGATGTAGCTAGACAAGCAGGCGTCTAGGACGCCGAGGAGGCTCCATAAAGAGTGCTCCTGCGCCACAGACTATTCGAGGAAGTGAACCTTCAGCTCGTCGCAAAGCAACACGGAGCCAATTCATGGATGTTTCTCATGAAGTGGGTGCAGGTAGTTGCTTCGCCCCGCGGAAAGCATGTTCCCGGAGTGGAAATCAACAATCAAGGATAACTGAGCCTTGTCTGTAAAAAAATGAAAGTTACTATACATATGATTTTCCCCAATTCACCTTGGGTATGGATATAGAGTTGTAAAGATTTTCCGCATTCAAGTATAATGATGGTAACTGATCTCGATCGGGCCAAATCACCATAGGAGGAAACAGAATTGCGAAAGAAAAAGAATAGAACTATCAGGATCATCGCCTTGGGCGGTGTAGGAGAAATCGGGAAGAACATGTTTCTCTGCGAGGTGGACAAGGAAATCTATGTACTGGATGCGGGCTTAATGTTCCCCGAGGATGAAATGCTTGGCATCGACATTGTTATTCCTGACATCTCATATTTAATTGACAACAAAGAGAGGGTAAAAGCCGTTTTCCTTACCCATGGCCACGAAGACCATATCGGGGCATTATCATATCTGCTTCGTCAGGTGAATGTCCCTGTTTATGGGACGGAGCTTACGTTGGCACTTGCCGCAGCAAAGCTGAAAGAACAGGAATTTAAGGGAAAAACGGAATTTATTGAAATCACTTCTGATTCAGTCGTTGATTTGGGAGTGGCTACCGCTGCCTTTTTCAATACTAACCACAGCATACCTGGATCGGTTGGGGTCTGCCTTAATACTTCCGAAGGCGCAATCGTCTATACAGGAGATTTTAAATTCGACCAGGGGGCAACAGAACTTTATAAGCCAGAAATCGGCAAGATGGCCGCGATTGGGGATCAGGGTGTCCTTTGCCTGCTTTCGGACAGCACCGAGGCTGAAAAGCCTGGCTATACAGTCTCTGAATCAATCGTGGCAAGACAAATGTGTGATGCATTTTACAATTCGCCTGGAAGGATCATCGCCGCTTGTTTTGCTTCCGACATAAACCGTGTCCAGCATGTTTTTGACGCTGCGAGGGAAACCGGAAGAAAAGTTGCGGTAGTCGGAAAGAGTCTCGAACGAATTTATCATATTGCGGTCGAACTCGGCTATTTGGAAATAGGGGAAGACCTGATTGTTCCAGCAGCTGAAATAGGAAAGCTTCATGACAAGGAAATCGTCGTCCTGATGACAGGATCCCAGGGGGAGCCAATTGAAGGGCTTCAAAAAATGGCAAGAAAGTCACATCGCCAGGTAAATATCAAAGAAGGGGATACTGTCCTTATCGCCGCTTCAACACTGCGGGGAAGCGAGCTATTTCTTGCAAAAACGATCGATATGCTGTTAAGGGCAGGCGCCAATGTCGTCTCCAATAAGAAAACCATCCATGTTTCAAGCCATGGCAGCCAGGAAGAATTAAAATTCATGATCAACCTGATGAAGCCAAAGCTTTTTATCCCGGTTCATGGGGAATACAGGATGTTAAAGGCGCATGAAAAAATCGCAAGAGAATGCGGCTTGACTCGAGAACAAATATATATTCCCGATAACGGTGAAATTGTGGAAATCAAGGACGACAAATTCATTCCTGGCGGCAAGGTGCCGTCCGGAAATGTCCTGATTGACGGAATCGGCGTCGGCGATGTCGGCAATATCGTCCTTAGGGACCGCCGGCTTTTATCCCAGGACGGTACGCTGATTGTGGTTGTAACGCTGTCAAGAAAAGAGCGTAAAATCCTGGCTGGGCCCGAGATTATTTCAAGGGGCTTTGTCTATGTACGCGAATCGGAAAAGCTGATGGAGGAGTCTGCGAAATTGGTCAGGGATATTGTAGAAAAAAATACTTCCCGCGAATTTTTTGACTGGTCCAGTTTAAAACAGGATATAAGGGATGACTTGAATAAATATCTGTATGAAAGGACGAAAAGGCGACCAATGATTCTGCCTATTATCATGGAGGCATAGCATCCAGTTTGGCAAAAGGAATTAACCGCCTTTTGGTTCCGGGCATCGGCACACGCCGATGCTTTTTCCTTTTCTGTTACATGAATTTCCTTCACGGGTTTCATACTAAATGTAATAACTGAAGGGAGAAGGTTGTCATGGATCAAAACTATCCAAACACCGGAATGGCCGACCAGGATGAAGGGAACGAAGAAAAAGAGGATAAGCCGACTTCCGGGCTGATTGAGAAAATACAGCAATTAGGCGTTACGAATGTCCCTCAGCTTTCAAATGATTCACGAATCCACTGCATGACGATTGTGGGACAGATTGAGGGCCATTTGGCACTTCCGCCTCAAAATAAAACAACGAAATATGAACATATCATTCCCCAGCTGGTGGCGATAGAGCAAAACCCGAAAATCGAGGGGCTATTGGTGATTCTAAATACAGTTGGCGGGGATGTGGAGGCCGGGCTTGCCATCTCGGAAATGCTCGCGTCTCTGTCAAAACCATCCGTTTCCATTGTTTTAGGCGGAGGCCATTCGATTGGTGTGCCAATCGCTGTTTCCTGTGATTATAGCTTCATTGCAGAAACAGCAACGATGACAATCCATCCAATCCGATTGACCGGACTTGTCATTGGGGTGCCCCAGACATTTGAATACCTAGATAAAATGCAGGAGCGCGTAGTCAGGTTTGTAACAAGCCATTCGAATATAACGGAAGAAACATTTAAAGACCTGATGTTCGCCAAGGGCAATTTGACCAGGGACATAGGGACGAATGTCATTGGAGCGGATGCTGTGGCAACAGGTCTTATCGATGAGGTGGGTGGACTTGGCGTTGCGATGAGGAAGCTGAATGAACTGATTGATTTGCAAAAAACAAGCGAGGAAGGGCTGATCCAATGATCCTTTATACAATGATGCCTCACGAACTGATTTATGGCATGGGAGATCAGCTGGAGAGCGGCAGGCAAATCATCCAATTTAACGGTATTCCAATTGAGGCGGAACAAGACGGTGAGGCGTACACAATTGTCAGGCTGCTCAGCACGGACCCCGCCCACTTTATGGATAGCCGGTTGATGCCGGGAACGAAAATTTCCCGTTAGGAGGGAAGGAAGCGGGTCCAATGTAATCGGTTTTTATGGTATAATCAGAATACGGTTTAAGAGATTGGGCGGTTTACAAATGATTTATCACTGTAAATTCCCGTAGGAGAAAGGCAGCCGGAGGGCTGCTTCTTCTATTTGTACCGGCGGCCAGGAAAGGCGACCGCTCATTCATATACATACAAGGTGGTATTATGGCAAAAAGAAAACGAAGGCAGTCCAAAAAAAAGGAAAGCCAATTGCTATCTACAATTAAATATGAACTTACAGGGCTAATATTGCTCGCTCTGTCAATTATATCAATGGCTGAACTGGGTGCGGTCGGAAAAGGTGTGTCATTGTTCTTCCGTTTCTGGCTTGGTGAATGGAGCATGGCTGGTATGGCAGGCTTGTTTCTTTTCAGCATCATTTTAATGTGGAAGAGGGCAATGCCCAATCTTTTCCCGGCAAAGATTGTAGGTGTGTATTTAATTTTAACCGCCTTGCTGATTCTCAGCCATATTACGCTGTTCAAGCTTTTGGAGAATAGCGGGCAATTCGAAAATCCCAGCGTGATATCTAATACATGGGGACTGTTTTGGGATGAAGTAAAAGGAAGGCCCGGCCTCGACGATCTAGGCGGGGGAATGATTGGAGCAGTCCTGTTCGCCATGTTCCATTACCTCTTTGCCGAAACCGGCACGAAAATTATCGCGGGACTCCTGATTGCTTGCGGATTGATTCTCTTAACCGGGAAAACATTCGGGGAAGCACTTGGCAAAATTTTTTCCTTCTCCGCAGAAACATATAAGAAGCAATTGGAAGCGTTCAAAGCTGATTTTGCAGAATGGAAGGAAAAAAGAAAAAAACAGCGTAAAAAGCAAAAGCAAAAGAAAGCGGAGAGCACAGGGGCTAAACAACAGCGTGTTATTGAAAAAGAGGACTCACCTCCAATCGAAATACCTTCCGAGCCTGCAATACCTGAGCCGATCATTTCGAGTTTCGCGGATAAGGCATACTCATCGGACGGGCCGGCAGCGGCTGAAAAAGCTGATGACATTATAGGGCCGGCCTCAGAACCGGCAGAGATCTCACCTCCGATCACTTTTGCTGAAGTTGAAAATACAGCCTATGAGCTTCCGCCATTAAGTCTTTTAAAACTGCCGCGAAAAGCGGACCAGAGCGGTGAATACGAATTAATCCATGCCAATGCAGCCAAACTGGAGCGAACCTTCCACAGTTTTGGGGTAAAGGCAAGGGTGACACAGGTCCACCTCGGACCGGCTGTGACGAAATATGAAGTGCATCCGGATGTGGGAGTGAAAGTCAGCAAGATTGTCAGCTTGCACGATGACCTTGCGCTGGCTCTTGCTGCCAAGGACATCAGGATAGAAGCGCCGATACCGGGGAAATCAGCAATTGGCATCGAGGTTCCAAATTCCGAAGTAGCGATGGTATCATTAAGGGAAGTTCTGGAACCAACGCAAAACGACAAGCCCGATGCCAAGCTTTTGATTGGTCTTGGCCGGGATATCACCGGGGAAGCCGTACTGGCAGAACTGAACAAAATGCCCCATCTCTTAGTGGCTGGCGCCACAGGAAGCGGAAAAAGTGTGTGTATCAATGGAATCATCACCAGCCTGTTGATGCGGGCGAAACCGCATGAGGTAAAATTGATGATGATCGATCCGAAGATGGTTGAATTGAATGTATATAATGGGATTCCCCATTTACTTGCTCCCGTTGTCACGGACGCCAAAAAAGCTTCGCAGGCTTTAAAGAAAGTCGTCAATGAAATGGAAAGAAGATATGAACTGTTTTCCTTTACAGGCACGAGGAATATTGAAGGGTATAATGAGCATATTCGGCGGCATAACGCGGAAGAAAATGAAAAACAGCCGCTTCTTCCATATATCGTTGTCATCGTTGACGAGCTGGCAGATTTAATGATGGTTGCTTCATCCGATGTTGAGGACTCCATTACGAGGCTGGCACAGATGGCACGGGCAGCGGGCATTCACTTAATCATTGCCACCCAAAGGCCATCCGTCGATGTCATTACCGGCGTCATTAAAGCGAATATCCCTTCAAGGATCGCCTTTGCGGTTTCCTCGATGACGGATTCGAGGACTATCCTAGATATGGGCGGGGCGGAAAAACTTCTCGGCAGGGGAGATATGCTCTTTCTGCCGGTCGGCGCCTCAAAGCCGATTAGGGTGCAGGGGGCGTTCCTATCAGACGAAGAAGTAGAGGAGACGGTAGAATATGTCATCTCCCAACAAAAGGCCCAATATCAGGAAGAAATGATTCCTGATGATATTCAGGAAGTCACCGGCGAAGTGGAAGATGATTTGTACAACGATGCTGTCGAGTTGATCATCGATATGCAGACGGCATCCGTTTCAATGCTCCAAAGGAGATTCAGGATCGGCTATACGAGGGCAGCCAGGCTGATAGATGAAATGGAAGTCCGTGGCGTAGTCGGACCATACGAAGGCAGCAAGCCAAGGGCCGTACTGATCGCAAAACAAAAAGAAGAAGCGGGTTCTTAACCAATCCGTTATTTTAAGGGGAGCCAATTTAATGGCTCCTCTTTCTTATACGAACTACTCCTAATAGGTCATACTAATTAACCTTTAAGTAACTGTTTTTGGTTTTGTTCTTCTGCATAAAAAATTCTAAGGAGACAGCAATTATGTTTTTGGATGGGACTTCGACAAGAAAAAGGCTTAAAAGTCAACAAAAAAATTGTGTGTCCGTCATATTTTTGTTTACTAAAATATTCCGTTTTTCTATTTATTTATGAATAAAAAAGTGTTATAGTATTGTCGATTAGTAGGAATGATTAAACATCAGATGTCTGATGTCTTAGAAAATCCTGGAGGAAGCAGAATGTCTATTAAATCTGATAGCCGCCATTTGTATCTACAAGTGATCGATCGGTTAAAGCAGGATATTGAAACGGGGATTTATAAAGAAAGAGAGAAACTTCCTTCCGAATTCGATCTTGCCAAACAACTTGGAGTAAGCAGGGCGACGCTTCGGGAAGCTCTTCGCATCCTGGAAGAAGAAAACGTTATCATACGCCGCCATGGTGTAGGGACGTTTATTAACGCAAAGCCTTTGTTCACTTCAGGGATTGAACAACTTAGCAGTGTGACGGATATGATTTTGCAGGCAGGAATGAAACCAGGGACCATTTTTCTGAGTTCGTCCACGCAATTTCCGGGGGAGGAGGACATTCGCCGTTTTTCAGCATCCACGGATGATGGGCTTGTTGTAACCGAAAGGGTGAGGACAGCTAACGGGGAGCCGGTTGTCTATTGCATAGACAAGGTGCCTGTGAGCATTTTGCCTGAAGGGTTTTCCCATCAGGATGAATCACTCTTAAGCATCTTGGAAGAGCAGGCAGGCCGGAGGATTACATACGCGGTTGCCCAGATTGAGCCGCTCGGTTACCATGACAAGGTATCCCCAATTCTTGAGTGTGAGCCTGAAACAGCGCTGCTTGTCCTGAAGCAGCTTCATTTCGATGAGGCTGATGAGCCAATTCTCTACTCGGTAAATTATTTCAAGGCTGATAAGTTCAGTTTCCGCGTTTTACGGAAACGCCCTTGAATTCGGTCCATTTCTACTTAATCAAACAATCATTAGGGGGTTAATTCCTTGAAGAAACGCAAATTTGGTCTGTTTATGTCGTTGCTTTTGTCTGCAGGGATGCTGTTGTCAGCTTGTGGCAGCGATGATTCAAAAGGCGGTAAAGGCGGCGATGAAAAGAAAAACGACCTCAAAGTTGGTATGGTCACCGATGCCGGTACAATTGATGATAAGTCTTTCAACCAGGGTACTTGGGAAGGTATTAAGCAAGCAGAAGAAGAGCTTGGTGTAAAATCAAAATATTTGAAGCCTGCGGGTACGACTAAAGCCGAATATTTGAAAGAAATCGGCAACCTTTATGATGCCGGCTACAAATTCATCGTTACACCAGGATTTAAATTCGAAACAGCTATTTTTGACGCGCAAGATAAATATAAGGATGCCAAATTCGTCATCATTGACGGCGCTCCGAATAAAGGGGACGGTAATGCATCTTTGAAAGAAAACACAATCGCTATTTTCTTTGCTGAACACCAAGCCGGCTTCATGGCAGGTGTAGCAACTGCGCTTGAGCTGAAAGAAGGCGAAGCAGGCTTCATCGGCGGTATGGAAATTCCTCCAGTCCAAAAGTTTAACTGGGGCTTCCAGCAAGGTATCAAATACGCCAATGAAAATATGGGCACAAAAATTGGCATGAAGAAAGAGAACTTCATCTACCAAGGTTCATTTGACAACGTGGCTGCTGGCGGCCAGATTGCGGCTTCCATGTTCGACCGCGGCGTTGATGTCATCCACGCGGCTGCTGGCGGCGTAGGCGTCGGAGCCATCAAAGAAACCATCAACCGTGTTAAATCGGGTGAAAAAGTCTGGATTGTCGGCGTAGACGTAGACCAGTATGAAGATGGTAAGTATGACGGCGACAAGTCTGTCATCCTGACTTCTGCCGTTAAAAAAATCTCCCTTTCGGCATTTGATATGATCAAGGACGAACTTGACGGCAAATTCCAAGGCGGAAAGACGCTGATGTTTGATGCTAAAAACGATGGCGTCGGAATCCCTGAAAAGAACCCTAACTTGAGCGACGAAACATCCAACAAGGTGAAGGAAGTTTTCGAAAAGGTTAAGAGCGGAGAAATCGAAGTAAAAGCTGAACAAGGTGACTTGTTCAAGTAAAAAGCAATCATACAATTGAGACGGTTTTTCCGTCTCTTTTGTATATTGATTCCTTGGATTCTATGACACTTGCAAACAATCGGCAATTCCGGCATGATAGAGCGCCGGGGGAAATAGGGCCGTCCCTATAGAACAAGACTCAGTAAATGGCAAAGGTGAGTGTTACAATGAGCTATGTAGTTGAGATGCTGAATATCCGAAAGGAATTTCCGGGTATTGTTGCCAACGATAATATCTCCCTGTCGTTAAAAAAGGGAGAAATACACGCTCTCCTCGGTGAAAATGGAGCAGGAAAATCCACGCTGATGGGTGTCCTGTTCGGAATGTATCAGCCCGAAAAGGGAGTAATTAAGGTTCGCGGTGAGGAAGTCCGCATCTCCAATCCCAATGTGGCGACAAGATTGGGAATAGGGATGGTGCATCAGCATTTTAAATTGGTTGAAAATTTCACTGTTACGGAAAACATCATTTTGGGCAGCGAACCATTAAAGGGAGTTGTCCTTGATATTGACGGGGCGGCGAAGAGGATTGAAGACCTGTCAAAATCATACGGTCTCAACGTTGATCCCCACGCGAAAATAGAAGATATTTCTGTCGGGATGCAGCAAAGGGTGGAAATCCTTAAAATGCTGTACCGGGAAGCGGAAGTCCTAATTTTTGACGAACCGACGGCAGTTTTGACGCCGAATGAAATCGATGAACTTATGAAAATTATGAGGAACCTTATTAACGAGGGTAAATCAATCATCATCATTACCCATAAACTCAAGGAAATTAAAGCGGTAGCGGACCGTTGTACGGTAATCAGAAGAGGAAAGTCGATTGGGACAGTGGATGTGGCGGAAACGAGCACAGGAAGCCTTGCTGAAATGATGGTAGGCCGCCATGTATCTTTTAAAGTGGACAAGAAAGAAAGTACGCCAGGTGATGTCGTATTAAAAATAGATTCTCTTTCTGTAAAGAATAATAGGAAAGTGCCAGCCCTTAAAGATTTCTCGTTGGAAGTACGCGCGGGAGAGATCGTCGGAATCGCCGGAGTTGATGGTAATGGCCAGACTGAGCTTGTCGAAGCGATCACAGGGCTAAGGAAGGCGGAATCTGGCGAGGTCCTTTTGAATGGCGAAAATATCATCTCCATACCGATTAAGCAAAGAATTGAAAAAGGGATTGGCCATATTCCTGA is a genomic window containing:
- a CDS encoding DNA translocase FtsK gives rise to the protein MAKRKRRQSKKKESQLLSTIKYELTGLILLALSIISMAELGAVGKGVSLFFRFWLGEWSMAGMAGLFLFSIILMWKRAMPNLFPAKIVGVYLILTALLILSHITLFKLLENSGQFENPSVISNTWGLFWDEVKGRPGLDDLGGGMIGAVLFAMFHYLFAETGTKIIAGLLIACGLILLTGKTFGEALGKIFSFSAETYKKQLEAFKADFAEWKEKRKKQRKKQKQKKAESTGAKQQRVIEKEDSPPIEIPSEPAIPEPIISSFADKAYSSDGPAAAEKADDIIGPASEPAEISPPITFAEVENTAYELPPLSLLKLPRKADQSGEYELIHANAAKLERTFHSFGVKARVTQVHLGPAVTKYEVHPDVGVKVSKIVSLHDDLALALAAKDIRIEAPIPGKSAIGIEVPNSEVAMVSLREVLEPTQNDKPDAKLLIGLGRDITGEAVLAELNKMPHLLVAGATGSGKSVCINGIITSLLMRAKPHEVKLMMIDPKMVELNVYNGIPHLLAPVVTDAKKASQALKKVVNEMERRYELFSFTGTRNIEGYNEHIRRHNAEENEKQPLLPYIVVIVDELADLMMVASSDVEDSITRLAQMARAAGIHLIIATQRPSVDVITGVIKANIPSRIAFAVSSMTDSRTILDMGGAEKLLGRGDMLFLPVGASKPIRVQGAFLSDEEVEETVEYVISQQKAQYQEEMIPDDIQEVTGEVEDDLYNDAVELIIDMQTASVSMLQRRFRIGYTRAARLIDEMEVRGVVGPYEGSKPRAVLIAKQKEEAGS
- a CDS encoding GntR family transcriptional regulator, whose protein sequence is MSIKSDSRHLYLQVIDRLKQDIETGIYKEREKLPSEFDLAKQLGVSRATLREALRILEEENVIIRRHGVGTFINAKPLFTSGIEQLSSVTDMILQAGMKPGTIFLSSSTQFPGEEDIRRFSASTDDGLVVTERVRTANGEPVVYCIDKVPVSILPEGFSHQDESLLSILEEQAGRRITYAVAQIEPLGYHDKVSPILECEPETALLVLKQLHFDEADEPILYSVNYFKADKFSFRVLRKRP
- a CDS encoding BMP family lipoprotein, whose amino-acid sequence is MKKRKFGLFMSLLLSAGMLLSACGSDDSKGGKGGDEKKNDLKVGMVTDAGTIDDKSFNQGTWEGIKQAEEELGVKSKYLKPAGTTKAEYLKEIGNLYDAGYKFIVTPGFKFETAIFDAQDKYKDAKFVIIDGAPNKGDGNASLKENTIAIFFAEHQAGFMAGVATALELKEGEAGFIGGMEIPPVQKFNWGFQQGIKYANENMGTKIGMKKENFIYQGSFDNVAAGGQIAASMFDRGVDVIHAAAGGVGVGAIKETINRVKSGEKVWIVGVDVDQYEDGKYDGDKSVILTSAVKKISLSAFDMIKDELDGKFQGGKTLMFDAKNDGVGIPEKNPNLSDETSNKVKEVFEKVKSGEIEVKAEQGDLFK
- a CDS encoding ABC transporter ATP-binding protein, translated to MSYVVEMLNIRKEFPGIVANDNISLSLKKGEIHALLGENGAGKSTLMGVLFGMYQPEKGVIKVRGEEVRISNPNVATRLGIGMVHQHFKLVENFTVTENIILGSEPLKGVVLDIDGAAKRIEDLSKSYGLNVDPHAKIEDISVGMQQRVEILKMLYREAEVLIFDEPTAVLTPNEIDELMKIMRNLINEGKSIIIITHKLKEIKAVADRCTVIRRGKSIGTVDVAETSTGSLAEMMVGRHVSFKVDKKESTPGDVVLKIDSLSVKNNRKVPALKDFSLEVRAGEIVGIAGVDGNGQTELVEAITGLRKAESGEVLLNGENIISIPIKQRIEKGIGHIPEDRQKRGLVLDYTLESNMVLEVFNKKPFSKYGLLNEPAMKKYAKNILENFDVRSGKGAASIARTLSGGNQQKAIIGREIELDPKLLIAVQPTRGLDVGSIEYIHRRLIEHRDKGNAVLLVSLELDEVLQLSDRIAAINNGELIGVVNASETNENEVGLMMAGVNKERTV